The region GTTTGGCGTTCGCGAGTTCAAGCGCCTTGCCGTCAAAGTGTGGTCTGCCGCCTGACCTCGTTTGGGACGTGTCAGAGCATATACCCGAGATGCGACGAGACGTTATCGGCAATGCTGATGGTGCGATGGGCATAGGCCCGATGACCAAATAGCTGCCGATCTGCGTTGCTGTCTCGTCGGCGATCCGAAAGCTTGGTTGACTGTGTAATTCAAGAGACCGGCAGCTGGATCCGAAATAGCGTTCCCTCGTTCGCATAGTGAGTTTGTAGGAAGCACCACGGTTCGTCATGGCGATCATTGTCGGGATTGTCAGAAATCCGACACGGGCAGTCTGAGGCGCCTCGTCGAGGCATGTGGGAAGGATGGACTGGCTTGCCGGCAACAAAGCCTCAGAGCCGACCCCTGGCGCTATTTGCCGAAGAACGCAGGAACCATCGCTCTGCAAAGGGTCTCGGATGGACCATGAGCCCGTTTCGACGCAATACCACTGCAGCGCGGCATTGCGCGAAACCAGATACAACACAGTCGCTGCTTTCCAGTCGGCCAGCGCAGATAGATCCTAAAAACCTCAACGGAAACATCGCCAGGCTCTCTGAATGATACATTCCGAGCCGGTTGATCACCACATGACGTCCGGATGGCCGAAAATGTTTTCGCCCATCCGTCTGCTAAGCAGTCCTTGCGATGCATCCCTGCCGTTTAGGCAATCTCGGCCGTCAATCGCTTAAAGATCGGAACCAACCGGGGATGACGGCCGGTGGGCGGATGCTGAATATCGACCGTGCGGCCCACTTTTTTCTGCCGCTTTAGCCAATCGCGCAATGTTTCTGCGCAGGTGTGGTCAACATAATGCAGATCGCCGCCGGCGATCCGGACTTTGCAATCAGCTGGCAGCGTTTCTAAAGTATTGAGGAGTGCCGGAACATCCTTGCAAGTCGCAACGCCGGCAAGGATCAGATGAACTGTCTCAGCCTCTTCCAATCGATCGATAGCAAGCTTGCGTCGTAGATAAGGAAGGACCTCAAGAATCGAAAGCGTCAAACCTAGTGCCACGCCAACGAGCAAGTCTTGAAGTACGACCATGGCAACGGTCGCAATCCAAATGCCCACCGGAACCCAACCGTGATGATCGAAGAGAATGCGCACGTGCTGAAGGCTGATCAGCCGCCAACCCGTAACGAGCAATACCGCTGCCAGCGCCGTCAGAGGCACCATGGAAAGCAATTGCGGCAGAAACACCACAAGACCGAGAATCCAAACGCCATGCAGGACAGCCGATGCCCGTGTGTGCGCCCCAGCTTGAATATTTGCCGATGAGCGCACGATAACGCCAGTGATCGGCAGGCCACCGAGCAGACCGCAGAGCCCATTGCCAATGCCCTGCGCCAAAAGCTCCTTGTTGAAGCGCGTGCTGACCCCGTCATGCATTCGGTCGACAGCCGCAGACGACAGCAATGATTCCGCACTGGCAATGACTGCAATCACCAAAGTTGTGACGACAATCCCCGGATGAGCCATATTTGCGAAACTTTCCATCGTCGGCAATGAAATGCTGTTTGCCAGAGATGCGGGAACCTCGACCCTGGCAATCGGCAGCCGCATTGCGGCCGTCAATATGGTTCCGGTCGCAACGCCCACCAGCGCACCAGGCACCAGCTTCAGCCGCTTTGGCCTGAATTTTTCCCAACCGATCATCGCAAGCAGGGATATCAGCCCTACAAGCAAGTCTGCGGCTTCACTCGTCAAACCGCGTCCCCAAAGATGTCCGAATGTTCGCTCCATCGCCACGACGTTCTCGATTCCGCCGGCAGCGGGTTTGGCCCCCATCAGAACGTGGATTTGTCCGAGGATAATCAGAATGCC is a window of Rhizobium jaguaris DNA encoding:
- a CDS encoding SulP family inorganic anion transporter is translated as MTNSNFVFSRDFAASLVVFLVAIPLCLGIAVASGVPVAMGLISGIIGGIVVGLLAGSPLQVSGPAAGLAVVVFGFVEQYGVAMLGPVLIVAGLLQVLAAFLKIGSWFRAISPAVVHGMLAGIGILIILGQIHVLMGAKPAAGGIENVVAMERTFGHLWGRGLTSEAADLLVGLISLLAMIGWEKFRPKRLKLVPGALVGVATGTILTAAMRLPIARVEVPASLANSISLPTMESFANMAHPGIVVTTLVIAVIASAESLLSSAAVDRMHDGVSTRFNKELLAQGIGNGLCGLLGGLPITGVIVRSSANIQAGAHTRASAVLHGVWILGLVVFLPQLLSMVPLTALAAVLLVTGWRLISLQHVRILFDHHGWVPVGIWIATVAMVVLQDLLVGVALGLTLSILEVLPYLRRKLAIDRLEEAETVHLILAGVATCKDVPALLNTLETLPADCKVRIAGGDLHYVDHTCAETLRDWLKRQKKVGRTVDIQHPPTGRHPRLVPIFKRLTAEIA